GGAGCGGCACCCGCTCATCGCGCAGCTTGTGGAGCTGGCCGAGGAGATTCTCTCCGAGCTCGGCAAGGAGATGCTGTTCAAGATGCTGTTCGGCGCGCCGGTACCGCTGCCGCCCACCGACTTCGTGGAGGCGGTCTTCAGCGTACTGACGATGTGGGAGGCCACGAAGCACTGAGCGTGGGGTCCCCCGCGCGCGGGCGCGGGGGACCCCGGTCGGGCGCGGGTGCGCCCGTCACCCGACCCTGACGGGCGTCGAGATCAGCTCGTTGTCCGCCGGAAGCGCGTCCCGGTGGCCGAGCAACGTCGCCGTGGCCTTGAACGTGACCTTGCCGGCGGCCAGGTCGTCGCCGGTGACGGTGTAGTTGAAGGAGAAGCGGGTGGTCTGCCCCGTCGTCGTCGCGACGACCTGCTGGGTGGACGAGCCCACCAGTGCGAAGCCCGTCGACGTGCTCCGAAGGAGCGTCACCTGGACGTCCTCTATGTACCGGGTGTTCTTGACGTAGACGTTGATCCCGATCGTCTGGCCGACGCGTGCCGTCCCCGGCGCGGTCAGCCGGACGATCGACACGTCGTGCGTACGCACCGGAATGACCATCGAGGTCGAGCCGGTACGTCCGTCCCGTGTGGTCACCGTCAGCGTGACCGTGTAGTCGCCGTCCTTGCCGTACCGGTGCGTCGGGTACGGGCCGGTGCCGGTCGTGCCGTCGCCGAAGTCCCACGCCTGCGAGACGATGTCGACGCGTGCGGGGTCCCACGAGCGGTCGTAGAACTCGACGGTGTCGAACGCGCTGGGATCGCCCGGGTAGTAGCCGAACGAGGCCGACGGCGCGGGGGTGGCCTCCAGGCGGAAGTGGACGATGCCGGTGCCTGAGACCGCGCCGACCTGGAAGTGGTACGTCGTGCCGGCCTGGGCCGTGAACACGACGGGCTGGTAGTCGGCCTGGCGGCTGCACGAGACCTGCGACAGTGCCGAGATGTCGCTTCCGGTGTAGGCGGCGACCGCACCGAAGTACTCCTGGGTGGACGCCATCACCGACTGGGTGGTCGCCGGCGTGTACGAGTACCAGACGGTGCTGCTGGCGGTGAAGCAGCCGGTGGGCTCGCCGGGCTCCGTGCCGGCGGTGGTGAGGTCCTGCTCGTCGGTGAAGGGCAGCGCCGTGACGCTCGTGGCGTTGCCGAAGGAGTCGTTGCCGGCCGGCTGGCTCTGGCTGACGGCGAACTGGAGGCTTCCGCCGCCCGATCCGCCGCTGCCGCAGCACACGGCGACCATGAAGTAGTAGGTCGTCCCGGGGGTGGGGGAGAGCCTGATCTGCGACTGCAGCCCGCTGGTGTCGTCGTTGCAGGCCCACATGCTCAGCGAGTCCGGTGCACCGGTCCACGCGGACAGCACCGTGTCGTAGCCGCTGCCGAACGTGTTGGCCTCGATCAGGCCGACCGAGGTCGCCGTGTAGCTGAACCAGACAGATCCGTTGCTGGAGCAGCCGGTTGGATCACCTGGGTCCGATGTAGCGTCCGATGT
This genomic stretch from Phytohabitans houttuyneae harbors:
- a CDS encoding PKD domain-containing protein, which codes for MRTICQRVIAALSGVVVVAVAPTAAYAAPANDDFAAATAIATLPYTTSQDTSDATSDPGDPTGCSSNGSVWFSYTATSVGLIEANTFGSGYDTVLSAWTGAPDSLSMWACNDDTSGLQSQIRLSPTPGTTYYFMVAVCCGSGGSGGGSLQFAVSQSQPAGNDSFGNATSVTALPFTDEQDLTTAGTEPGEPTGCFTASSTVWYSYTPATTQSVMASTQEYFGAVAAYTGSDISALSQVSCSRQADYQPVVFTAQAGTTYHFQVGAVSGTGIVHFRLEATPAPSASFGYYPGDPSAFDTVEFYDRSWDPARVDIVSQAWDFGDGTTGTGPYPTHRYGKDGDYTVTLTVTTRDGRTGSTSMVIPVRTHDVSIVRLTAPGTARVGQTIGINVYVKNTRYIEDVQVTLLRSTSTGFALVGSSTQQVVATTTGQTTRFSFNYTVTGDDLAAGKVTFKATATLLGHRDALPADNELISTPVRVG